One stretch of Chloroflexota bacterium DNA includes these proteins:
- the acsA gene encoding acetate--CoA ligase, with translation MEYQTIGKPPAEAMAVTPNLPDLDAAKEGFQWADMYKEISWLPGGYLNQAHECIDRHVEAGNGDKTAMIWVGKNGEEEQYTFSDMKRETAKFANVLESLGIEHGERVFIFMERLPELYFAMFGVLKHGAVVGPLFSAFGPDPVRDRMEDSGATVLITQPDLRKRIAEVLPGLPALQHTIIVNKNGRSQEPLVEGDLSYEALMADASDDYQTATTSMYDYSVIHYTSGTTGKPKGAAHRHLAVVQQYATGKWVLDFHPEDLYWCTADPGWVTGTSYGMFAPWSNGVTQLIYEGGFGASAWYQLIEKYGVTVWYTAPTAVRMLMKAGEEVPGRFDLSSLRHINSVGEPLNPEAVVWGTKVFDQPIHDNWWQTETGAIMVANYPSMEVRPGSMGRPIPGIEVAILDNDYNPLPPGNEGYLAVRPGWPSMFHTYWNNQPMYNTKFHKGWYISGDQSRMDEDGYVWFVGRADDVINTAGHLVGPFEVESVLIEHPAVAEAAAIGVPDDLAMEVVKGFVALKDGYEPSEELRREILGHGRQRLQAIAPRSIEFRASLPKTRSGKIMRRLLKAEELGLPLGDTSTLEDD, from the coding sequence ATGGAGTACCAGACCATCGGCAAACCGCCGGCGGAGGCCATGGCCGTAACCCCGAACTTGCCCGACCTCGACGCGGCGAAAGAGGGCTTCCAGTGGGCCGACATGTACAAGGAGATCAGCTGGCTGCCCGGCGGCTACCTGAACCAGGCCCATGAGTGCATTGACCGCCACGTCGAGGCCGGCAACGGCGACAAGACGGCGATGATCTGGGTCGGCAAGAACGGCGAGGAAGAGCAGTACACCTTCAGCGACATGAAGCGCGAGACCGCCAAGTTCGCCAACGTCCTCGAGAGCCTTGGCATCGAGCACGGCGAGCGCGTCTTCATCTTCATGGAGCGCCTGCCTGAGCTCTATTTCGCGATGTTCGGCGTCCTCAAGCATGGCGCCGTCGTCGGCCCGCTCTTCTCCGCCTTCGGCCCGGACCCCGTCCGCGACCGGATGGAAGACAGCGGCGCGACGGTGCTCATCACCCAGCCCGACCTCCGCAAGCGCATCGCGGAGGTGCTGCCCGGCCTTCCGGCGTTGCAGCACACCATCATCGTCAACAAGAACGGCCGCTCCCAGGAGCCGCTGGTCGAGGGTGACCTCAGCTACGAGGCGCTCATGGCCGACGCCTCGGACGATTACCAGACGGCCACCACCAGCATGTACGACTACTCGGTTATCCACTACACCTCCGGCACCACCGGCAAGCCGAAGGGCGCCGCCCACCGGCACCTCGCCGTCGTCCAGCAGTACGCGACGGGCAAGTGGGTGCTGGACTTCCACCCGGAGGACCTCTACTGGTGCACGGCGGACCCCGGCTGGGTGACCGGCACGTCCTACGGCATGTTCGCGCCGTGGTCCAACGGCGTGACCCAGCTCATCTACGAGGGCGGCTTCGGGGCCAGCGCCTGGTACCAGCTCATCGAGAAATACGGCGTGACCGTGTGGTACACCGCGCCCACCGCCGTCCGCATGCTGATGAAGGCCGGCGAGGAGGTCCCCGGCCGCTTCGACCTCTCCTCGCTGCGGCACATCAACAGCGTCGGAGAGCCCCTGAACCCGGAGGCCGTCGTGTGGGGCACCAAGGTATTCGACCAGCCCATCCACGACAACTGGTGGCAGACGGAAACCGGCGCCATCATGGTCGCCAACTACCCCTCGATGGAGGTGCGCCCCGGCTCCATGGGCCGCCCCATCCCCGGCATTGAGGTCGCCATCCTCGACAACGACTACAACCCGCTGCCCCCCGGCAACGAGGGCTACCTCGCCGTGCGGCCCGGCTGGCCGTCCATGTTCCACACCTACTGGAACAACCAGCCGATGTACAACACCAAGTTCCACAAGGGCTGGTACATCTCCGGCGATCAATCGCGCATGGATGAGGACGGTTATGTCTGGTTTGTTGGCCGCGCCGACGACGTCATCAACACTGCCGGCCACCTCGTAGGCCCGTTCGAGGTCGAGAGCGTCCTCATCGAGCACCCAGCGGTCGCGGAGGCCGCGGCCATCGGCGTCCCTGACGACCTCGCGATGGAGGTGGTCAAGGGCTTCGTCGCCCTCAAGGACGGCTACGAGCCCTCCGAGGAGCTCCGCCGCGAGATCCTCGGCCACGGCCGTCAGCGCCTGCAGGCCATCGCCCCCCGCAGCATCGAGTTCCGCGCCTCCCTCCCCAAGACCCGCAGCGGAAAAATCATGCGCCGCCTCCTGAAGGCAGAGGAGCTTGGCCTCCCGCTCGGAGACACGTCAACGCTGGAAGACGACTAG